In the genome of Budorcas taxicolor isolate Tak-1 chromosome 7, Takin1.1, whole genome shotgun sequence, the window TCTTCCCCTTTGGATAGCAttgtctctccctcttcctccctcccttaccCCCATTCatgtttccttcccttcttctgccCATGGACCCCCAGAAGATAGCTTTCTTTCATTCTCTGGAACTTCTGATGATGGTCTCCGTCCTCACTTCTGCCCCTCACAGCCTGCGCTCTGTGGTGCCCTCCGAGCTCCTCATGTGTCAATGGCACCGCCTGCCGCTGTGCTCCAGGATTCATTTCTACCTCTGGGGAAATATTCACGGACCCCTTGGAGAGCTGTGATGGTACGAAGACTTGGGGTGGTGGCAGGACATGCAGAGAATGTGAGGTACAGCCCAGTACCCATGGGAGACATGGATATTCAATGGGTGCTTCAGTCTTTGTCCTCAGAACAGTCaagcacaggaaaaagaaaaacaaaaagacgcAAAAGTGGAGAGATGAGACATGAAAAATCCTGGCTTCCTGGAGAGGAGCTAGGTCTTCAGGAGTCTGgagtctgagcctcagtttgtccTTTCAGGACTGAGGAGGGAGATGCAGAACTTCTACCCACTCCCCACTTCAGCACTGCCCATTGTGTCCCAATCTGGGGTGCCAGTCAGAGGGCTAGGAAGATCAGAGCTGATGGCACAAGCTTCAGAGATGGCTTGTTCCAGCTGCGTCTTAGACTCAGCAGTATTGACCAAGAGTCTAAATCATTCTAAAAAGACATGGATTACATATCAGGCCCAGTGCTGCAGAGTCAGGTAGGGATGGGGATCTCTGTCTTGAGGGGACACACATCTTTGGGCAGTGACCCTTTGCCCTGTTGTGTTCCAGACATTGATGAGTGTGGACCACCCTCACCAGTGGACTGCAGAGGCTCTGCAGACTGCCAGAACACGGAAGGGGACTACTACTGCACATGCAGCCCAGGCTATGAGCCTGTTTCTGGGGCAGCGGTCTTTCGGAATGAGAGTGAGAACACATGTCGAGGTAAGAACGCAGCTGCATTCTCCGCCTCTCATTTTTGAGGCTTCCAGGCCAAAATGCTGAGTCATTTCTGAAGCATCCAGGGGACAGGACCTTGGTTACAGGTGTAGCACCCAGGTCTGAGTTGGGACAGTTTACAGGTACCTGTCCCACCTGCACAGAGAGGCAGATGGTATGAGCCAGGGACCCAGGTCCCAGCTTTGCCACCTGAGAGCTGCATGTGTGACACTGGCCAGGACATTTATTCAGAAATCACTGTTAACATGGGAGATGTGATAATATTAttgtgattttctgttttcttttttaagtaccCCTATCTTgcacaaatcaaaacaaaagcagCTTTGCCAAGATCACTACGTGATCTTGGAtgagttacttcacctctctctGTGCCCCAGCTTACCTAACTACAAAaaatgggggcggggggaatTATGGTGTTTACCTCACAGAATTGCTGGAAAGGTATATGAGGTCACAAAGCACAAAACACTGATGGCTGCTGGGCTTTTAAATTATGGTCATCATGATCTAACATACCTTCTCCATGATGGGCATCCCTGGGAGCTCTGCCCCAGGGTGGGCACTCAGGAGCAGCTGTCCTGCTCACTCCCTCACCAGGACCAGGAGGAGCATGGCCTCCATACATCACCAGGCTTTGCCCCACTTCCAGGGGGAGCAGGCAGATAGGGAAAGGGGCAAGAGGCCAGCAGTGGGTCAGACAGGACTCCAGAGAGGGGTCCATGAAGAGGGATAGACCTGAATActgaggatggggaggggaggagagtgaaggtgggaggtgaGAAGGATGCTGAGCTCAGGGTTCAGAGGACTCTGAAGAGGGTTCTTTGACCCACTCTGCTACAGGGGGAAGAGCCAGCAACCGTGGGCCCagtcccttctctcctgccctgcagacagAGGGCAGCAGATCCTCCCtggtgggagggaagaggggatcTGCATCTGTGTGGAGTCTCCGCTAGCCCATAGCAGCCTCGGTGGGTAGCTGTTGTGCTTGACCTCATGATCTGGTCAGAAGACAGAGCCTTCAGTAAATTAGTAATGGTCCCTCATCTCCAGGCCTACTGTGTGTTTGGAGAATGGAGATTGAGTTGACATTCCTCTCCCAATTTGCCTCATTGGCCACATACTCCTGTGCAGTCAGCAACCTGCACAACTGCACATGGTGATCATTGATCCCACTCAGAGTGTCTGCACTAAGGGGGCTGCACACCCACTGTTGTGAGACCCTCCAGAGACATAGATGTACAAGACTGAAGTGGGAGGGGACCTCAACAGACCTCAAGGTGGATGACAGGGAGACACCCGCCTGCTGGTTTGCATCAAAACATTCTGCCTGAAGACCTAGAACTGTGACAGGCTCAGCCGGATTGTCTTACACTCCCCACCTCAGCATTCCAGCCCTCGCtgcacccaagttcatgtccatccaTGTTCAGGCTGTGAGGTCTGCTATGAGAAGAAGACCTGGGCTGGGTCCCTGGGATGCTTGTTCAACTTTTCCAGGCATCAGACGGCTGTCCTGTGTGCCTATCTAGTCTCCCAACCCTCTCTGAACCCCAAGACTCAGAGCCTCTGCAGAGGGTCTCTTCTGGATGTTCAGAACATCCCACCATCACATGGCATCTTATCTTCTTAAAAGAGGAAATGACATTCAAGATACTCAGTGTGGTCACAGCACCGTGTGTTCCAGAACACTATCTGTCCTCATTGCCACTGTTAGTGCCATCGGGGAGAAGACCTGCCCCCACTGGGGCCTCTGAGACCCTGGGTCATGGTGGACTCTGGGGCCCCATCCAGAAATGTGAGAGGAGGAAGACGCAAGGAATGCTCCACTGTCCCCAGCCATCACTGACCCTGCCAGCAACTGCCTGGAGAAGATGCCTCCTGGCACCCTGACACAACATCTCAACTGCTCAGCTTCCATTTATTTTCCCACCCAAGGCTCCACCTGACCCTCTCCCATAACTTCAGTTCATGGACCTGAGGTAGCTCTGATGACTGGGGCCTGGGAGGATGTTGTGTCAAGGGTGTGGCAGAGTGACATCAACCCCCAACCCACTGGAAGAATCCGGTAAATGAAAAGGTTTCCATCTGGTCTCAATGATAAGTTGTCACCAGGGACCATTTCCTCTGGTCTGACCCTCTACTTAGGAGGTCAACCCAGACTGCACAATGACCCAGACCATGTGAGGAAGAAGGTGGAGGCTGAACCCCActcagcagtgtgcacatgtccatgTCTCTAGTGGGAGGCCAAGTGTCAAGATGGCAGAAACACCTACCACCCTTCGCCCATGAGCACCTTCTCCCTGCTCCAGCCACCCAGCCCTCACCCATCACGAGCCTTGCTCAGCTGTGGATTCTCATCACTTCCTGCCAGTCTGGGAGATGCCATCATGGGAATCAGATAAAGGCACCTTCACAGCCCTAAAGTTGACTAGCCAACATCAGACCCATTGTCCAGCACAGCCTGGTGCCCACTGCTCAGGTGGCTCTGGCCTTTTTATCATCATCCTCATTTTCTGTGCAACTGCCCACAAGCCTCATCCTTGAGCTGCATGACTCAGAGGTGGGTCTTCGTCCATGTCCGTGGAGCTGGAGTCTCAGAGTTAGCATGGATGGAAAAGCGCTGTCCTGCCAGGGTCGGCAGGATCCAAGGAGAACTCAGCTGGTAGCATTCACCCTAGGGAAGTCAGGACACAGTGCATCACCGGGAGCCAAGATGGGCCCTGCTCAAGGATCACAGCTGTACTCAGTTACCAAGAAGACCCACCCAGGCCTTTGTCCAAATCTTTAGCCTGGAACACGAGCATCTGTGATGCCCTCATCCCAGCTGGGAGCTTCCCAGGGAGGCTCATGGAATCAGAGATGGCAGACTGGGTAACTTGGGCCACTTCTGGCCACTTCTGGGCAACAGAACTTCCGGGTCACCATGCTCATCCATAGGATACCTCCATATGAATGAGGAGAGGCCCCCACTCACCAAGGAAGAGACAGCAGGCCCTTCTGGATGCTTCTATGCTGAGAAACGTGGCTGACACCCAGGCTGGAAGGTTGTCCACAGCTGCAGGCATCCATGGGGCTCTCCTTCCCCCTGCAGACATGGACAAATGTCAGCACAGACCAGAGTCTGTAAAGGCCACAGCATCTGCATCAACACCAAGGGAAGCTACACCTGCCAGTGCCCACCCGGCTTGGAATTCAACCCAGAGGACCCGAGGCATTGCACAGGTAGACCCTCAGAAGACAGTGTGAGGCAGGCCTGGAGCTGGGGAAGGAGCTGAGATGGTTCAGGGACCCCAAGAATGAGGGAGACAAGACTCAGGTTCCTGTGACACCAAGGGCCTGCTGgggccctgcccagggatcaCCTCCTCGAATGGCCCCACCACAGACCAAGGAGACAGCAGAGCCTTCTGGGCCTGGGGTTTCTTTGTGGAGTTCCCCACCCCCATGAACATCCCCAGACCTCATCCCCTCCTCATCTGTCACATAGGATCAGAGAGAGATGTCACCTCTGGCTTTCAGAGGGGGAACCTCAGTCCAGGGCTAAAGAGAACGTGAGTAAGAGCCTTGATGGGGGAGTCAAGCTTCCATGACTCAGTTTCTATCTTtgcctcatttttcttcttaaaaataggGACAATGTCCCAGCTGGAGTCATCTTAAGGGAAGCTGCCATGACAAGCTTTGGCAGTGAAGAGGCAGCTGCACTATGAGGAGAGCTGTGTCCTCGGCACAGTGAGGAGCTGGGACACCTGGGCTGCACAGGACTGGTCCTCTGGGTCCTGTTCTAATAAAGGCAGGGATGCAGCTCCAGATGGCAGTGGTGCCTCCCCCTCACCCACCACATCACATGTGGGTCATGATCAGTGCTACAACCTCCCTGGTTAGAAGCCCACAGAGCCTCCTGCACCAGACGTGAAGGGATTCAGCTTGGTCTGGGATTACACCTGCACCCACAAAGCTGTGCCCTGTCCACTTTGCAGGTAGGATCTGAGCTTATGAAACTTTTACATAGAAAATGTTATCACACATTTATATCCCAACAGGCCAGGTAACTTGCAAAGAGAGAGTGTCCTCAGAGAGCAGCGCTAAGAAATTTGAGAAAGGGCTTGAAGAATGGGTGCAGTGAGTGAAGAGGGGTAGCTCTGATCTGGCTTTTTCCTCAGATGTGAATGAATGTACCTCTGGGAGAAAGCCATGCCACAGCTCCACCCACTGCCTCAACTCCGTGGGCAGCTTTGAGTGCCGCTGCCGCCCCGGCTGGAAGCCTATCCCTTGGTCCCCCAATGGCCCAAACAACACAGTCTGTGAAGGTTTGGAGCTCAGATGCTACACTCTTGGAGACCCACACTCAAAACATCTGACCACGTACTCATTGGTACCCACACAAACCAAACAGAAAGATCACTGGGGGTCCCCTTCTGTGTAACGTGTTAAGCATTTTGAGGCTAAATGTGAAAAGAtcttggaggggtggggggggttcCTAGGGAATGAGCTGGGGTACCAAGCAGAAGGCTCCCAGGGACCCCAGACAACAGCTAATTACCAACTGGAAAGAGGatatttcagtattttcacaAGCTGTACTTGTCTCATCTGCTGTCTGTCAGAACCCTACACACTTCCTATATATATTTTCACAGCATCCACTACTCAAGGATGTGCTGTCCTTGATTCTAGGAGGTGGCATAACCTCCTGGGGAActaatatggggaaaaaaaagaggagcACAAGGAGGACAGGGGCCTCACAGGACTGAGGCAGAGTCTGACCCCCTTCTTCTTGTCCCCAGATAAGGACGAGTGCAGCTCCGGGCAGCATCGGTGTCACAACTCCACCGTCTGCGTCAACACTGTGGGTTCATACACGTGCCACTGCCGCCAAGGCTGGGTGCCTAGACCTGGATTCCAGGATAAGCAAAATATCACCATCTGCGAAGGTACCTGTACTGTCCTGATCTAAGACCCGCCCACAGCAAACACAGACACTGCCACACCTAATGAGTTGCTCACCTGTCCCCTGCAGAGATCTCCTTCCCCACCTGGACTGCTCCCTCTGGAATCAAGAGCCAGGTGAGTGGCCCCAAACGGACAGGCAGCAGGAAATCTCTCCGCAAAGCCCGTTCATTTCCCCCAAGCTCCCGCACTCACATGAGGCTCTCTGACCACCTTGTCTTCTCCCCTAGGTGCTCTCTCACTTCTTTAACAGAATCCAGGATCTGCGCAGAAACTTCAGTTCGGCCTCTGTCCTGAACACTGTTCGGGTAAGGGCAGGACCCATAGGAGGCAGGTAGAAGCATCCCATAGAAGCCTTGGGAAACTTTGGTCTGGAAGGGGACACCCCAACAACAATGGCGCACTCTCCCACAGGGTGGGCGGGAAAAGTGGACACGTGTAGCAACTATTGAACACCACGGCACACCTATTAATGCCTTCTCCCTTTCCCTATTTCTGGGTATTGGGTTTACATCATCCTTGACACTAATGAAAAATCTTGACCTCTCAGTGGCTGGAAGGCAGGGGTAAAAATCACCCAGGGAATCCCATCCAGTACCACCTATATCACCCAGACAGTCTCTTTAGTCTGTCCTCTGTGACTGGGTCATAGCTTCATATGGCCTCTCAGATGCATGGGCTACTGGCTTTGTGTCCCCATCCCCCCAGGACCTCGTACAGGAGGTGGGTGATCTGCTGGAGACCCCCAGGGACCTGAAAACCCTGCCCTTCTCAGAGCAGCACTTTGTGGTCACTAACCTGCTCTTTGGCCTGGAAAATGTCCTGAGAGGGGTGAGCAAGGCACTACCAAAAGGGTCATTTAACTTCGGTTCATCTGCAGGCATAGGTAAGTCAGTACCTGAGTTTGACCGCAGGTTCCTGCTTTGCTTGTTCCCTGCCTGCTTGCTCTTCCAATCCCACTAGAGCAAAGTGACCATTTTTATATCTCCCAGTTAATGtcataaacaaattaaaataaaaggttaaGGGCAAAATAGTTGagagggattaagaggtacaaacttgtagttgtaaaataaataaaaggatgtaAGGTACAgaatctggagaagaaaatggcaacccactccagtattcttgcgtggggaattccatggacagaggagcctggagggctacagtccagggggtcgcaaaagtcagacaggacgtgttgactaaaccaccaccaacaatgTTCAGCATAGGGAATGTAGTCAATGATATATGGAAATGAATGGTAACTAGAGTTAGTGTGGTGATCACTTTGTAATGTATGATAATATCAAATCATTGTATCAaacacctgaaactattataatATTCTAGTTCAATTGCACTTCagtgaaaaacagagagaaaaaaaggttaaaaagaaatgaaaaactaaacTTTCATTGTAAAATTAAGTATCAGCACAGGAAATAACTATACTGAAGAATTTACGATAAAATATAAATGGCTTCAGAACAAGACcacctggtgtctcagacggtaaagaatctgcctacaatgcaggatacctgggttcgatccctgggtcagtaatatcccctaaagaaggaagtggcaatcctcTCCCAGtcctcctgcttggagaattccaaggacagaagagtctggtgggctgcagtccatgggatcgcgaagagtcagacaactgagtcACTAATACTgtcactttcttttcaaaagaaaacaaggtATTAAATTTGGAAGTGTATAAATCTAGTATTATTTGCCATTTAAGTCTGATTTGTTTTAAGTTGAAATGCACTTAAtataaattcaccattttaaccaGAGTGTACAATTTGGAGACATGTAGTAATGTATTCACAGAGGTATATAACCTTCACCtctatttctgaaaattttcataattgcAAAGGTATTCTCTGTCCACTAAACAGTCACaaatttctcctttccttcagcCCTGGAAATCAGTTATTGGTTTCCTGTCCCTATGGATTTCCATCCTTGATAGTTCCTATAAATAGAAATAAGTATATTTCCTataaacatttgggttgtttctactttttgactGTTGTGAACAGTGCTACTGTGCATATTGATGTATAGATATTGGCTTGAATatctattttcattcatttgagtCACAAAGCTAGGAGTGGTATTGCTGAGttatgtggtagttctattttcaactTTTTGAGAAGCTACCTAACTATTTTCCCAAAGTGGCTATTTTTCCATTTGCCATTGTCAACAGCAATGTACAAGGGTTCCAATCTCCTTATTGTCAGTGACACctgttgcttccattttttttctttcattatagccattctagtagCTGTCAGGAGAGATTGCATCATGGtttaatctgcatttctctagtaCCTAAGgatgtttaatatttttatgtcattGTTGAGCATTTTTGTACCTTTCCTGGAAATATGTCTATCTACTCAAgtccttttgccttttttttttcttttggccatgacatgcagcatgcaggatcttaattcccttaccagggattgaacccaggtcaccacAGTGAAAGCCCAAGTTCTAACCACTAGATGGCTAGGAACTCTCCATCGTAATAATTAAACAGATAcactatataaaaacatatagTATATCTGTGTCTCGTtgtaaaagaccctaatgctgggacagattgaaagcataaggagaaaggggcagcagagtatgagatggttagatagaaatcactgactcagtggacatgaatttgatcagaCTCCATGGGTTAGTGAAgcactgggaagcctgacatgaaacagtccatggggttgcaaagagttggacacgacttagcaactgaacagcatggTGTTATAGTCATCGAAACAATCACAATTACTAATCTAACTCCCACAATTCATAGAACTGTCACTGGAGGTACAGGCGCCAAGCTACAGAAATATCACCTTGATTCAGAATCAGACAAGGATGATGCTGACCTGGGATACAGTGCATGATTCTGGTGACTCAGGTAATGGCTGAGAAAGCAGGTAAGTCTTCACTGTGTGTCAAGATGCCCAAGGATATGACAAATGGGATATTGAAGTTTAAAGGGAATTGTGGAGTATGGTGGGGCAAAAGGAAATAGTCCATCTGTAGAAGAAGAGCTCCTTTTGGGCACTGCAAGATGTCAACCTTAGCCTTGTCCTGCAGGTCTTGCTGTGGTGGGCCTCCTGTCCACTCCAGGGATGGACAGATTCCTGGCTGAGGCCCCTCTGGTCCTGGATGTTGAGGAACCGACAACTCTACGTGAGACACACAGGGGTTTGCTGCAGGAAACCTCCCACATCCTACTGTCAGATGTCATATCTGCCTTTATCACCAACAAGGACACTGAGAACCTCAGGTCCCCAGTCACCTTTGTCTTCCAACATGTGAGTCCAGATGGGATGGAGTGGTGAGTGTGGAACAGGCCTGAGTCCTGGGCCCAGCCTTGGGCTTCGGGGGGCTCTGCCATGGGTGCATAAACTGTTTAGGAAAGCCCTTCACGAGCCAGCTTTGGGTCAGCATTTCTGATTAACAGATCCCCGAACTCacaccttcttcctcttcctgtaaACACAGTCAGTGACCCCTGGGCCAAGAGAGAAGGTGCACTGTGTTTATTGGGAGCATGGCCAGAATGGAAGTGGTCACTGGGACACCAGAGGCTGCTGGGTGACCAACACCAGAGACAACAGCACCACCTGCCAGTGCACCCACCTCAGCATCTTTGCTGTCCTCATGGCCCACTACAGTGTTCAGGTGAGACCCCTCGGACAGGCAGCATTCAAGggctactgctgtgtaacaaactgcCCCCCACACAGCAGCTTTAGAAACATAGATTTattattatctcatagtttctTCAACTTTGCAAATAGTCATGGTTCAGATGAGCTTTCTGTTCAAGTTCCTACTAGTCTTATAATCCTTTCATCAGAAAATTGGGGTCATCCCCAACTCCCTGATTTCTGGCAGATATCAGTTCCTGGTGTTAGTAGGACTAAGGTAGTGTTTTCTTTATCTCTGGCAGCAGAGAACCAGGCTCAGTTGCCATGGTTGCCTGCATTCCTTCtcatctgttgctgttgttcagttgctaagtcaagtcccaCACCTCGCGACCCCATATACTATAGCAtgacaggttcccctgtccttcagtatctcccagattttgctcagattcatatccactgagacattgatgccacccaatcatctcatcctctgctgttccgttctccttttgccttcattctttcccagcatcagagtcttctccaatgagtggaCTCTGTGCgcatcaggggccaaagtattggagcttcagctcagtccttccaatgaatattcagggttgatttcctttaggactgactggtttgatctctttgctgtccaagggactctcagaggtcttctacagcaccaca includes:
- the LOC128050472 gene encoding LOW QUALITY PROTEIN: adhesion G protein-coupled receptor E2-like (The sequence of the model RefSeq protein was modified relative to this genomic sequence to represent the inferred CDS: inserted 1 base in 1 codon; deleted 1 base in 1 codon), whose protein sequence is MRNRYLSLLPGFLVLLLFPMGPTAQNSKACALWCPPSSSCVNGTACRCAPGFISTSGEIFTDPLESCDDIDECGPPSPVDCRGSADCQNTEGDYYCTCSPGYEPVSGAAVFRNESENTCRDMDKCQHRPXVCKGHSICINTKGSYTCQCPPGLEFNPEDPRHCTDVNECTSGRKPCHSSTHCLNSVGSFECRCRPGWKPIPWSPNGPNNTVCEDKDECSSGQHRCHNSTVCVNTVGSYTCHCRQGWVPRPGFQDKQNITICEEISFPTWTAPSGIKSQVLSHFFNRIQDLRRNFSSASVLNTVRDLVQEVGDLLETPRDLKTLPFSEQHFVVTNLLFGLENVLRGVSKALPKGSFNFGSSAGIELSLEVQAPSYRNITLIQNQTRMMLTWDTVHDSGDSGLAVVGLLSTPGMDRFLAEAPLVLDVEEPTTLRETHRGLLQETSHILLSDVISAFITNKDTENLRSPVTFVFQHSVTPGPREKVHCVYWEHGQNGSGHWDTRGCWVTNTRDNSTTCQCTHLSIFAVLMAHYSVQEKDPALTVITYVGLSLSLLCLLLAALTFLLCKAIQNTSTSLHLQLSLCLFLAHLLFLTAIDRTENKVLCAVIAGALHYLYLASFTWMLLVGLHLFLSARNLTVVNYSGINRFMKKAMFPVGYGVPAVIVAISAASRPHLYGTPTSCWLHSEKGFKWGFLEPVCAIFSVNLAFFLMTLWILKSKLCSLNSEVSTLQNTRMLTFKATAQLFILGCTWFLGLLQVGPAAHVMAYIFTIINSLQGVFIFLVYCLLSQQVREQYREWLERIRKSKAKSEKYTLSSRTMSDDCKHSEVRSALPPEHFTNQFIDQHMPSTLDNCV